From the genome of Xiphophorus hellerii strain 12219 chromosome 11, Xiphophorus_hellerii-4.1, whole genome shotgun sequence, one region includes:
- the LOC116728616 gene encoding uncharacterized protein C11orf87 homolog — protein sequence MTSRTAEASGVPAPPQRCLGGLQTNNGTCAEQLSVSLFPPLSSTLALLVLVAVLVGIILVSLATFLFHKRKLRNRKIQRAQEEYERDSRSPARAGPGAGEPARPCVIVRPVRRDEKPSSRSVDSEDKQTVPLDC from the coding sequence ATGACGTCCAGAACCGCCGAGGCCTCTGGGGTGCCGGCGCCTCCGCAGCGCTGCCTCGGCGGTCTCCAGACCAACAATGGCACCTGCGCGGAGCAGCTCAGCGTCAGCCTCTTCCCGCCGCTTTCTTCCACCCTCGCGCTCCTCGTGCTGGTGGCTGTTCTCGTTGGGATCATCCTCGTTTCCCTGGCAACGTTCCTCTTCCACAAGAGGAAGCTCCGGAACAGGAAGATCCAGCGCGCGCAGGAGGAATACGAGCGCGACAGTCGTAGCCCCGCGCGCGCAGGCCCCGGCGCTGGGGAGCCCGCAAGGCCGTGCGTCATCGTGCGACCGGTGAGGCGTGACGAGAAGCCCTCGAGCCGGAGCGTGGACAGCGAGGACAAACAGACAGTTCCACTTGACTGTTAA